CGCCGGTGGGCAGAATCTCGGTGCCGCAAATGCTGGCGCTGGCGGATGTGGCCGACGAGTTCGGCTGCGGGGAGATCCGCCTGACCGTGTGGCAGAACCTGATCATCCCCGGCATCCCCGAGGAGAAGTTGCAGGCGGCGATCACCGCGATCCAAGCGACGGGTCTCGACCACCGCAACAACACCATCACGGGCGGCCTGATCGCCTGCACTGGGAGCCGCGGCTGCAAGTATGCCGCGGCAGATACCAAGGGCAATGCGGTGGAGCTTGGCGCGCACCTCGCCTCGAAGATGATTCTCGACCAACCGGTGAACATCCACCTCACCGGCTGCCACCACTCCTGCGCCCAGCACTACATCGGTGACATCGGCATGATGGGCACCCGCGTGAAGGAAGAGGACGGCTCCACGGTGGATGGCTATAACATCGTGCTCGGCGGCGGAGTGGATGACCAGCAGGCGATCGCCCGCGAGGTCTGGAAGTCGGTCCGCGCCGACGAGATCGGTCCCTTTGTCGAGCAACTCCTCTGCGCCTACTTGGCCCGGCGCGAGGAGAGCGAGTCCTTCGCCGCCTTCAGCCGCCGCCTGTCCGTGCCGGAACTGCAAGCACTCGCCGACACCGATGCGGCCGCGACCGCTGCCGCCTGATCCATCCAAGCCGCTACCGTTTCAACCACGATCCCCTGCCCCGTGCCTGCCACGCTCCAACGTCTGCCTGCGATCCCGACTGCTACGAAGTCGGCCGGCGCCTCGGCGGAAGTCCGGACCCTGATCGACGTCCTCATCGCCGAGCAGAAGCAACTGCAGACACCGATCGCCCGTTACTCGGACTACCATGATCGCGAGCCGGATCTGGCACCGCACTACCGCACGCTGATTCCCCTGAGCAAGCCGGGCGATGGCGAGCAATATGCCTTCGAGGTTTCACTGGACCGCTGCACCGGCTGCAAGGCCTGCGTCTCGGCCTGCCATTCGCTGAACGGCCTCGACGATGAAGAAGCTTGGCGCGACACCGGCGTGATCCGCGGCGGGCGCGACACCCCGGGCTGGCAACAGACGATCACCACCGCCTGCCACCACTGCGCCGATCCCGGCTGCATGAACGGCTGCCCGGTGGGAGCCTATGAGAAGGATGCCGACACGGGAATCGTGCGGCACCTCGACGACCAATGCATCGGCTGCTCCTACTGCATTCTTAAGTGCCCCTTCGACGTGCCGAAGTACTCGAAGAAGCGGGGCATCGTCCGCAAATGTGACATGTGCCACCAGCGGCTGGCCGAAGGTGAGGCACCGGCCTGCGTGCAGGCTTGCCCGACCGAGGCGATCCGCATTGTGAAGGTAGCGAGGAGCATGGAGCAAGGAGCTGAGGGCAAGAGAAAGGCTCCTTCATTTCTTCCCGGCGCACCGGATCCCTCGATCACGCTGCCTACGACCCGCTATGTGGGCCGGGACATTCCGGAGAGCGCGGTGTCCGGCGACCGCGAGTCGCTGGTGCCGCAGCATGCGCACTGGCCGCTGGTATTGATGCTGGCGCTGACTCAGGCGGGAGTCGGTCTGCTTGCGGGTGCGCAGGGACACGAGGTGCTGACCATCCTCGCCACGTTGATCTTCTTCGCGGGCATGGGCGCCTCGGTGCTGCACCTCGGCCACCCTTTGAAGGCATGGCGTTTCTTCCTGGGGCTGCGCACCTCCTGGCTGTCGCGGGAGATCCTGGCCTTTTCGCTCTTCGCACCGATCCCGCCGCTGCTCGCGGCGTTGCCCTACCTGCCCGAGTTTCCCTTCAAGGCGCTGATCGCATCCGCGGCAAGCTACTCGGTCATTCCGCTGGGTCTGATCGCGATCTTCACCAGCGTGATGATCTACCACGACACCCATCGTACCTCGTGGCGCTTCCCGCTCACGGCAGCACGTTTCTTCGGGAATGCAGCGTCCTTCGGCGCACTCGCTTTCCTGATCGCGAGGCCTTCCCCGCTGGCCACCCTCATCTTCACGGCCGTGGTGATCGGCAAGATGATCCCGGAATTGAGAATCATCCGGCTCTCCGACGACCGGAACGCGGACTGGACACCTGACATCCACACCGCCCGGCTCCAGCGCGGTCCGCTGGGGACCGTAATGGACGGACGCTTCCAGATCGCCTTGATCGCGATCGCCCTGAGCTTGGTGAATCCTTGGCTTTCGCTTCCGCTCCTCCTCGTCTCCGAACTGCTCGAGCGCCAGCTATTCTTCCAATCGGTTTATGCCCCGAAGATGCCGGGGAACTTCGGACCGGCGCGGGCGGCCCACTGATTTTTCGGCGGCAACTTTTGCTTCCGACGGCGATTACTCCGATGTGATCCTCGCCAACCGGAAATGCTGATGACGCCGCGGCTGCGACGATTCCTACCTGCCATCCTCGTTCTTCTTCTCGGGCTGACCGCCTTCTGGTTCGCCCGCAGCACGGTGGCATTGCCGCGTGTGGCAGGTCCGGCCAAGGCAAAGCCCGGTCTGCCGCCTCTGCCGAAAGAGGAAGTCCGGCTACCGGTGGAGCGGGCGACGGTCTCACCGGCTCAGGAAGAACTGGAGATCGAGATCTACTCCAGCTACCGCGAGGGCGAGCTGGTCATGAGGTTGCCGAGCTTGGAGAGCTACACGGAGTTTCTGGAGGCAGCAAGGCAGCACGAGGTGGAGATCACCGAACGGGCCGACCGGCTTCGGGCCCTGCGAGTCGCTTGGAAGACGGACGAGGACAAGGCGAAGTGGACCGAGGTGATCGGCGATCGTTCGCTCTCGGTGAACAAGGGGATCGCGACTACAGCACCGATACCAAAGGCCGGTGGCGGCATCGGCAAACGCGAAGCACTGTCTTTCGGAGATCAACTGCTGCCTTGGCTCGGGGTGAGCGGTGACAACTCGCGCTGGGGCTATGGCGTGAAGGTGGCGGTGCTCGATTCCGGGATCATCCCCCACCCCGGTCTGCCCTCCATTTCCCGGTCGGTGGAGATCCTGCCTTTCGGCCCGGACCCATCCGCCACCTTCTTC
The Luteolibacter rhizosphaerae DNA segment above includes these coding regions:
- a CDS encoding DmsC/YnfH family molybdoenzyme membrane anchor subunit, which encodes MPATLQRLPAIPTATKSAGASAEVRTLIDVLIAEQKQLQTPIARYSDYHDREPDLAPHYRTLIPLSKPGDGEQYAFEVSLDRCTGCKACVSACHSLNGLDDEEAWRDTGVIRGGRDTPGWQQTITTACHHCADPGCMNGCPVGAYEKDADTGIVRHLDDQCIGCSYCILKCPFDVPKYSKKRGIVRKCDMCHQRLAEGEAPACVQACPTEAIRIVKVARSMEQGAEGKRKAPSFLPGAPDPSITLPTTRYVGRDIPESAVSGDRESLVPQHAHWPLVLMLALTQAGVGLLAGAQGHEVLTILATLIFFAGMGASVLHLGHPLKAWRFFLGLRTSWLSREILAFSLFAPIPPLLAALPYLPEFPFKALIASAASYSVIPLGLIAIFTSVMIYHDTHRTSWRFPLTAARFFGNAASFGALAFLIARPSPLATLIFTAVVIGKMIPELRIIRLSDDRNADWTPDIHTARLQRGPLGTVMDGRFQIALIAIALSLVNPWLSLPLLLVSELLERQLFFQSVYAPKMPGNFGPARAAH